A single Anopheles arabiensis isolate DONGOLA chromosome 2, AaraD3, whole genome shotgun sequence DNA region contains:
- the LOC120898860 gene encoding arrestin domain-containing protein 4, translating into MPRKLLKFLILFDNTSLLYFPGQFLSGRVLLELQDDTPVLGLHFHVVGECVVRVRSTRHERSYDKENYIDFRMRLLGDSDNQGPTILSPGIHSFPFKLGLPVDLPSTFLGRYGWVQYFCKAGLREPSGLIHKNHQVFIVMNPIDLNLEQPYLADPFKCNIEHNLGMACVGGGIVKCKIILDRGGYVPGESIMITATVTNASSVTIKSTKAALTETIQYFARDKVMQTEKRELAVIARGKIRAGHRDEWQNESLYVPPLPPTNLRGCHLIRIQYDVCFLIEPKSLEKQIKLQLPITLGTYPFKTADGDDTNEWAETIYKPETHYPSTLPIFRPWLHEKNDQK; encoded by the exons ATGCCACGGAAGTTGCTGAAATTTCTCATCCTCTTCGACAACACGTCGCTGCTGTACTTCCCGGGCCAGTTTCTGTCCGGGCGGgtgctgctcgagctgcaggACGACACACCGGTGCTGG GACTTCATTTCCATGTCGTTGGCGAGTGTGTCGTGCGCGTGCGCTCGACGCGCCACGAGCGATCGTACGATAAGGAAAACTATATCGACTTCCGGATGCGCCTGCTGGGCGATTCCGACAACCAAGGGCCCACGATCCTGTCGCCCGGCATCCACAGCTTCCCGTTCAAGCTCGGCCTGCCCGTTGATCTGCCGTCGACCTTTCTCGGGCGGTACGGCTGGGTGCAGTACTTCTGCAAGGCCGGGCTGCGCGAACCGTCCGGGCTGATACACAAGAACCACCAGGTGTTCATCGTGATGAATCCGATCGATCTCAACCTTGAGCAGCCTTATCTGGCG GATCCTTTTAAATGCAACATTGAGCATAATCTCGGGATGGCTTGCGTCGGCGGAGGCATCGTGAAGTGTAAAATCATACTCGATCGTGGCGGATACGTGCCGGGCGAGTCGATCATGATCACGGCGACGGTTACGAATGCGAGCAGTGTGACGATCAAATCGACCAAAGCTGCACTTACAGAG ACGATACAGTATTTTGCACGCGATAAGGTGATGCAGACGGAGAAACGAGAGCTGGCAGTGATAGCCCGGGGCAAGATACGGGCCGGTCACAGGGACGAATGGCAGAACGAGTCCCTTTACgtgccgccgctgccaccgACCAATCTGCGCGGCTGTCATCTAATACGGATCCAGTACGACGTTTGT TTCTTAATAGAACCGAAATCGTTGGAAAAACAGATCAAACTACAGCTGCCGATCACGCTCGGCACGTACCCGTTCAAGACGGCGGACGGGGACGACACGAACGAGTGGGCCGAAACAATCTACAAGCCGGAAACGCACTACCCGTCCACGCTGCCCATCTTTCGGCCCTGGTTACACGAGAAAAACGATCAAAAGTAA